In a single window of the Streptomyces sp. HUAS ZL42 genome:
- a CDS encoding NAD(P)/FAD-dependent oxidoreductase, with protein sequence MSRTVAVVGGGYGGAAVAKALESEADVVLIDPRDAFVNVAGSLRALAQPDWAGNMFFPFKTLLTQGKVIRDRAVSVDPTGVTLSSGEHVAADYVVLATGSNYAYPANPAAESVADALEDFRRSHKELLQADKILILGAGPVGLELAGEIKEVWPDKHVTIVDPAEELLPGFKPEVVEDLRGQLDALGVEVRLGTGLTAQPGTESGRTGTFTVTTTAGDEITADVWYRAYGTTINSGYLTDGKLTALTPQGQVPVTETLNVKGHDHVYAIGDLTDVAEAKMAGFAMQHAEVVAKNITAQIKGEQATATYQPLGFPMILLPLGPNGGVGQLPSPEGPFVAPATMVSEFKGQDLFTGRFVGQLGPTAA encoded by the coding sequence ATGAGTCGTACAGTCGCCGTCGTCGGCGGAGGCTACGGAGGCGCCGCGGTCGCCAAGGCGCTGGAGTCCGAGGCCGACGTCGTTCTCATCGACCCCCGGGACGCGTTCGTCAACGTGGCCGGATCGCTGCGCGCGCTGGCCCAGCCCGACTGGGCGGGCAACATGTTCTTCCCGTTCAAGACGCTGCTCACGCAGGGCAAGGTGATCCGCGACCGTGCCGTCTCGGTGGACCCGACCGGCGTCACCCTGTCCTCGGGCGAACACGTCGCGGCTGACTACGTGGTCCTGGCCACCGGCTCCAACTACGCCTACCCGGCCAACCCCGCCGCCGAAAGCGTCGCCGATGCGCTGGAGGACTTCCGCCGGTCGCACAAGGAACTGCTCCAGGCCGACAAGATCCTGATCCTCGGGGCCGGGCCGGTCGGCCTGGAACTCGCCGGCGAGATCAAGGAGGTCTGGCCGGACAAGCACGTGACCATCGTCGACCCGGCCGAGGAACTGCTCCCCGGTTTCAAGCCCGAGGTGGTCGAGGACCTGCGCGGCCAGCTCGACGCGCTGGGCGTCGAGGTGCGCCTCGGCACCGGCCTGACGGCGCAGCCGGGCACCGAGTCGGGCCGCACCGGCACCTTCACCGTCACCACCACCGCCGGCGACGAGATCACCGCCGATGTCTGGTACCGCGCCTACGGCACCACCATCAACAGCGGCTACCTCACCGACGGCAAGCTCACCGCCCTGACGCCGCAGGGTCAGGTGCCCGTGACCGAGACCCTCAACGTCAAGGGCCACGACCACGTCTACGCGATCGGTGACCTCACCGACGTCGCGGAGGCCAAGATGGCCGGCTTCGCGATGCAGCACGCCGAGGTGGTCGCCAAGAACATCACCGCCCAGATCAAGGGCGAGCAGGCCACGGCCACCTACCAGCCGCTGGGCTTCCCGATGATCCTGCTCCCGCTCGGCCCGAACGGCGGTGTCGGACAGCTGCCCTCGCCCGAGGGCCCGTTCGTCGCCCCGGCCACGATGGTCTCCGAGTTCAAGGGCCAGGATCTGTTCACCGGCCGCTTCGTCGGTCAGTTGGGCCCCACCGCCGCCTGA
- a CDS encoding acyl-CoA carboxylase subunit epsilon: MPPSTDPSTTTETFLRIEKGNPDACELAALTSVLLARAAVPADPDEEGEQTDRRTAGWRRLERRSGPSTPRSWRDDVRR; this comes from the coding sequence ATGCCACCTTCCACGGACCCCAGCACAACGACCGAGACCTTCCTGCGCATCGAGAAGGGCAACCCCGACGCGTGCGAACTGGCAGCGCTCACCTCGGTGCTGCTCGCCCGCGCGGCCGTCCCCGCGGACCCGGACGAGGAGGGGGAGCAGACGGACCGCCGCACAGCCGGCTGGCGCCGGCTCGAACGCCGCTCCGGCCCCAGCACGCCGCGCAGCTGGCGCGACGACGTGCGTCGCTGA